CTGTTCCGTGGCGATAGTTAACGGCTCATAGGGGATCGGACAATAAAAATCGGCTTCGGGAAGGATGCCCGAGCGGGACATCAGCACAATCTTCAGCGTCTCGCTGTCCTCATCCAGTTGGAAATGAATCTGTTCATCATCGGTCTCGATAAACTTGCCATGCTGAATGGCCACGGCCATCGCCGCATCCAGCCCGCTTAACGATGTGCCAAGAATGCCGACGTTACAGGCCGGGATTTTGGCCTCCATCAGCCCGGACCAGGGGCTCGGGAAGAAGGAGCGCGAGGCGGCATCTTCGTCAGGCCAGACGTGTCCGGTGGCGATAACGGCCAGATCGAACGGCTCAGGCTCGATTTCACCCTCGGCCCATACATTGACCCCGTCAGGCGTAGCCTCCACGTCGGTGACCTGACAGGACTCGAGGACGTTAACCTCAAAGCCCTGTTTTCTTGCCTGCCCGATAAGCGCCAGGAACTGATCGCGGAAATACTGGCCCAGCAGAATACGCGGCAGGAACTGCCGGTCGTGCAGGGCGGATTTTTGCACGCCGTAGCGCGCCAGATGGGCGTCGCTCTGGGTGCGCAGCCACTCGAGATAGGTCGAAAACAGGGGCGGGATCTCGATGCTGGCGATATTGGCCAGCATCATGCGCGAGTTATCTTCATCGCTGTAGGGCATCCCGACGCCTGCCTCTTCGGCCTGCTCATAGACGTTGACGCAGAGCGGTGTGTTCAGTTTCAGAAGCGAGAAGAGGGTATAAATACCGGTGGGGCCAGCCCCGACAATGGCGATCTTTTTCATTGTGTCCACCTGCTGTTTTTTACCGAATCCATGGGAATAATGCCATGCAGGATAAGTGTGGTAGAAAACGGGTGATGAGCAACTCAGAAACGAGGCTGAAAGCGATAAATCAGATAAGAAGAGGAGTTGCACCATTTCAGGACTGAAATGGTGCGTCCGAGTGGACTCGAACCACCGACCCCCACCATGTCAAGGTGGTGCTCTAACCAACTGAGCTACGGACGCAGAATGGTGCGTTCAATTGGACTCGAACCAACGACCCCCACCATGTCAAGGTGGTGCTCTAACCAACTGAGCTATGAACGCAATGTTGTGTGTGACAACGGGGACGGATATTAGCGGCAGTGGCCGCACGAGGCAAGAGGCAAACTGCAAATTTCTTTCAGATTTCACGCGATTGCTGTATTCCCGCGCAAAATGAAGAGAAAGTAGCCGCCCGCAGGCGGCTGGTGGGTATTTAACGCGCGGCGCGTTGCAATATCACGCTGGAGGGCTGGCGCTGCAAATACCGCATGCGCAGCATCATCATGATCGCGGCAGAGGTTAAGCCGATAATAAAGCCCATCCAGAAACCGGCCGGGCCCATGCGATCCACCACCAGATCGGTGAGCGCCAGGATATAACCGCTCGGCAGGCCCAGCACCCAGTAGGCGATAAAGGTAATAAAGAAGATCGAACGCGTATCTTTATAGCCACGCAGCACGCCGCTGCCGATCACCTGGATGGAGTCGGAGATCTGATACACCGCCGCCAGCATCATCAGCTGGGAGGCGAGGAGCACCACCTCCGGGTTGTCGTTATAGAGCAGGGCGATCTGCTCCCGCAGCGTGACGGTAAACAGCGCGGTGCAGACCGCCATGCAGATCCCTACGCCAATCCCGGTGCGGGCCGCGATCTGCGCTTCCAGCGTGGAGCCCTGACCGAGGCGATAGCCCACGCGAATGGTTACCGCGGCGGCGAGCGACAGCGGCAGAACGAACATCAGCGAGCTGAAGTTCAGGGCGATCTGGTGCCCGGCCACGTTCACGATCCCCAGCGGTGAGACCAGCAGCGCGACCACGGCGAACAGCGTCACTTCGAAGAACAGCGCCAGGGCAATAGGCAGGCCGAGCTGCACCAGGCGTTTCACCACCTCCATGTCCGGCTTGTTGAAACCCGGCTCGCTGCGGATATCGCGCATCGAGCGGGCGCGCTTCACGTAAGAGAGCATGCCGAAGAACATCACCCAGTAGACCGCCGCGGTAGCGACGCCGCAGCCGACACCGCCGAGTTCCGGCATGCCGAAATGACCATAAATAAAGATGTAGTTCACCGGAATATTGACCAGCAGGCCGATAAAGCCCATCACCATGCCCGGTTTGGTTTTCGCCAGGCCTTCACACTGATTACGCATCACCTGGAAGAATAAATATCCCGGCGTACCCCAGAGCAGGGCGCGTAAATAGCCGACGGCGGTATCCGCCAGGGCCGGATCGATATTGTGCATGGCGTGAATAATATAGCCGGCGTTCCACAGCACGATCATGATTAACACCGAAACAAAGCCTGCCAGCCAGAAGCCCTGGCGGATCTGATGGGCGATACGTTCGCGACGCCCGGAGCCGTTCAACTGGGCGATAACCGGCGTCAGCGCCAGCAGCAGGCCGTGGCCGAAGAGAATAGCCGGGAGCCAGATAGAGGTGCCGATAGCCACCGCCGCCATGTCGGTGGCGCTGTAGCCACCCGCCATTACGGTATCAACGAATCCCATTGCGGTCTGGGCGATTTGCGCGAGTATCACCGGGATTGCCAGAGCTAATAACTGACGCGCTTCACTCATGTACTTCTGCACGTGAACACCTTTGATATTGTTGTTATTTGAAAGAATAAAAGTCGCTGTGAGAAAACAGCAAAAAGAAGATGCGGGGAAGTCCAGCTATTGTAGCGGGGATAAGCTATTTATCTAGTGAAAAAATCGCCAGAAAAGGTGGGTACTGGCAACCTCTTTTTTCAACTGTTATTGTGGTGGGATTAAACGGTGTTATCACCGAAAGAACAAACAGGAGTCGTAAGCATGTTTACTGGTATTGTGCAGGGCACCGCGAAGCTGGTGTCCATTGATGAAAAACCCAACTTCCGCACCCACGTCGTCGCCCTGCCGGATGAGATGCTCGATGGGCTGGAGACCGGGGCATCGGTTGCGCACAACGGCTGTTGCCTGACGGTAACCGAAATTAACGGTAACTTGATCAGCTTCGATTTGATGAAAGAGACGCTGCGTATCACCAATCTTGGTGACCTGGCTGAAGGCGATATTGTTAACGTTGAGCGCGCCGCGAAATTCAGCGACGAAATTGGCGGACATTTAATGTCGGGCCATATTATGACTACCGCAGAAATTGCCAAAATCCTGACTTCGGAAAATAACCGCCAGATCTGGTTTAAGGTTCAGGATCCGTCATTAATGAAATACATCCTTTATAAAGGCTTTATTGGCGTGGACGGCATCAGCCTGACCGTCGGTGAAGTGACGCCGACCCGCTTCTGCGTGCACCTGATCCCGGAGACGCTGCAGCGCACGACGCTCGGCAGCAAAAAACTGGGTCACAGGGTGAATATCGAAATCGATCCGCAAACCCAGGCGGTGGTGGATACCGTCGAGCGCGTGCTGGCGGCAAAAGAGGCCGCCGCCATCCAGCAGACGCTCAACGACGCGTGATAATAAAATACCCCGGCATGCCGGGGTATTTTATTTAGCGGGCTACCCGCAGGCCGTGCTCCACGCCGCGGCTGAATACCACCTGCCACAGCTGAATATCACGGGCGCGAAACGCCCCGGCGCAGGCGTTCAGATAGTAGCTGAACATCCGTTTAAATCGTTCAGAATAGTTGTCGGCGATCTCCGGCCAGCTGGCAATAAAGCGCTCATGCCAGGCCATCAGCGTCGTATCGTAGTCAGCGCCAAAGTTATGCCAGTCCTCCATCACAAAATGGGGTTCGCTGGCATTCGCAATCTGGCGTACTGACGGTAAACAGCCATTCGGAAAGATGTACTTATCTATCCAGGGATCGACGCGATGGTCGGTTTTTCGGGAGCCGATGGTGTGCAGCAGGAACAGGCCGTCGGGCTTCAGGTTGCGATCCACCACCTCAAAGTAGGTCGGGTAGTTTTTCGGCCCCACGTGTTCGAACATCCCCACCGAGACAATGCGATCGAACTGGTCGTTGAGATCCCGGTAATCCTGCAACAGAATAGCGACATCCAGACTGGCGCAGCGCGCCTGCGCCATGCGCTGCTGTTCCGCTGAAATGGTAACGCCCACCACGCTGACGCCATAGTGCCGTGCCATAAACTCCGCCAGACCACCCCAGCCGCAGCCGATATCCAGTACCCTCATGCCGGGTTCCAGCTGCAGTTTTTCGCAGATAAGGCGCAGTTTATCCTGCTGCGCCTGCTCAAGGCTGGTCGCCTGTTTCCAGTAACCGCAGGAGTACTGCATGGCCGGGTCGAGCATGCGGCTGAACAGATCGTTGCCGAGATCGTAATGCTCTTTGCCGACAATCCAGGCGCGCTTTTTACTTTGCAGATTGAACAGGCGGGCAGCGGCAATACGCAGGGTATCCTTCAGGTGGTTGGGCAGTTGCTGCTCCAGGCCCGCCCGCAGGACGTTATTGAAAAAAATATCGAGGCGCTCGCACTCCCACCAGCCGTCCATATAGCTTTCGCCAAGGCCAAGCGACCCTTCCTGCAGGACGCGTTTAAAAAAGTCGGGGTGTTTGACCTGCAAATCGAAGGATGCCGGGCCGTTGATGGTGATCCCTGCACGGCTCAGCATTTCATTGATTATCCGGTACCAGTTATCTTTGCGAACGCTGACTTCTTCCAGACACGATGAACTCATAGCTTCTCCACCACATGATGTGATCAGAACCCTTAAACAGCGTAGCCGCTCTTTATGGTTTGTGAGAAATCTCACGGTGTGACCCGCGAGGCTAATATCCGACGTAGAACAGAGGAAGGGAGATAACCCTTGCCGAAAGGCCATCCATGCTAAAACGGGAGCACTCCGGCTCCCGTTAATACTTAATAATTTTCGTATTTATCAGAATGCGCTAATAAGTATAGGCCTGATAAATGGGTGCTTCAACAGAAAATCGTTAGCACCCTAATCAGTTACGCCATCAGGCGCGAGAGGACTCCGCCTGCATCTCGTCATGCTGCTGGCGGGCAGGGAGGTACTGCATCCGGTAGCCCAGCGCGGCCAGTATCACGGTGGCGACCATCACGCTGGTGGTGGTCAGCAGCGGGGTGGCAATCAGCCATGAGACCAGCAGGCTGGCAAGGAAGCAGAGGCCCAGCTGCAGGGTGTTCTGCAACGCGGCCGCGCTGCCGGTGGCCTGCGGGAAGGGACGCAGCGCCTGCGCGACGACGATAGGGTAGATCGCGCCGTTCGCCACCGCCATCAGGCAGAAGGGTATCAGCAGCTCCGCCAGGCTCACGCCCGGAATAAACCCTACCGCCCAGGTGCCTATCACGCTGAGCGCAAACAGGCCCAGCAGCCACGGCAGCATCTGGTGACCCTGCCATTTTTGCAGCGCAGCGCGACAGCCGTAGCCACCAATCAGGAAGGCGATGGTCTGCGGCACGTAGCTCAGGCCGATCGCTGCCGGGCTGTAGCCCATCTCGCTGAGGATAAACGGCGAGCCGGTCAGCCAGGCGAAGAAGCTGGCGGAACAGGCGGCGTAGATCAGCACGTTACCGCGATAAACACGCGAGCGGAGCAGGGTGAAGAAGGTGACGCGGGACTCAGGCCGATCCGCTTTTGCCGCGACCGGTTTCAGGAAAAAGGCCGGGATCATCAGCACCAGGGTGATGGCAAACAGCACGGCAAAAATGGCCTGCCAGCTGAAATGGGCGAGGATCCAGCTGCCGAGCAGCGGTGCCAGGGCCGGTGACAGCCCCACCAGCGGCATGATGGTGGCGAAAATCCGGTTGGTCCGCGTCGCCGGGTAGTAGTCCGTCACCAGCGCCTGCCAGGTGACCGCCGCCGCGCAGACGCCTACCGCCTGGATAAAGCGCAGCACCAGCAGCCAGGTGGCATCGCGTACCCACAGCATGCCCAGACAGCCCAGCGCGAAGATGGCTAAACCGGTCAGCAGAACCGGCTTACGCCCGAAGCGGTCGGACATCGGTCCCCACAGCAGCTGCGCGAAAGCAAAGCCCGCAAGGAAGAGGCTCAGGCTGGCGCTGATGGCGGCCGCCGGGGTTTGCAGATCTTCCTGCATGATCGAGAAGGCAGGCAGATACATATCGGTGGCGAGGAAGCCCAGTACGCTCAGGCCGCCAAGCCAGACTAAAAATCCTTTCCTGGGTTGCATTGTTTTATTGTCCTTATGGGTGCAGGTTTAGGTAGCCGCTGAGTGTAGGCAGTGCAATCCCGCTTGTGAAACGCTAATATTTGGCGGTTGCATTCAAATTTTTTGCAGGCAGAAAATGTGGTCTGAATATTCCCTTGAAGTGGTGGACGCCGTGGCGCGTAACGGCAGTTTCAGCGGCGCGGCCCAGGAGCTGCACCGCGTTCCCTCGGCGATCAGCTATACGGTGCGTCAGCTTGAGGAGTGGCTGGCGGTGCCGCTGTTTGAACGGCGCCATCGCGACGTGGAGCTCACCCCGGCCGGCATGTGGTTTCTGAAGGAGGGGCGCTCTGTTATCAAAAAAATGCAGATCACCCGCGAACAGTGCCAGCAGATCGCCAACGGCTGGCGCGGGCACATCTCCATTGCGGTGGACAACATCGTTCGCCCCGAGCGCACCCGCCAGATGATTGTCGATTTTTACCGTCACTTCTCTGACGTCGAGCTGCGGGTCTCCCAGGAGGTCTTTAACGGCGTGTGGGATGCGCTGGCGGACGGCAGGGTGGAGATGGCCATCGGCGCGACCCAGGCGATCCCGGTGGGGGGACGCTACGCTTTTCGCGATATGGGCATGCTGAGCTGGATCTGCGTGGTGGCGAGCCATCATCCGCTGGCCGCGCTTCCCGACCCGCTCAGCGATGATACCCTGCGCAACTGGCCGTCGCTGGTGCGGGAAGACACCTCCCGCTCGCTGCCAAAACGCATCACCTGGCTGCTGGACAACCAGCGGCGGATCGTCACCCCGGACTGGGAGTCGGCGGCAACCTGCCTCTCGGCCGGACTGTGCGTGGGGATGGTGCCGGTGCATTTTGCCCGCCCGTGGATCGACAGCGGCAAATGGGTGGAACTGACGCTGGAGAACCCGTTCCCGGATGCGGCCTGCTGCCTGACCTGGCAACAAAACGATATGTCACCGGCGCTGGCGTGGCTGCTGGATTATCTGGGGGACAGTGAAACGATGAACAGGGAGTGGCTGCGGGAGCCAGAGGTGCTGGCTCCCTGAGGGGATCAACGGCGGTAGTCGCGGAACGGGCCATCGGCGACGGAGCGGCGTTCGATCAAACGCGGATGCACTTCAATGGACTGCGACTCTTCGCGCTTGTTGACGATACGGTCGAGCAGCATGTTGAAGGCCGTCTCCCCCAGCGAATCTTTTGGCTGGTGGATAGTGGTCAGCGCCGGGGTGAAGAACCGGGCGTTGCGCACGTTATCATAGCCGATCAGCGAAACGTCCTGCGGCACGCGCAGACCCATTTCATCGGCGGCGCACAGGGCGCCCATCGCCATAATGTCGCCGCCGCAGAAAATAGCGGTCGGACGCGGGCTCTGGGAGAGGATCTGCTGCATGGCGCGATAGCCGGACTCTGGCTCAAAGTCGCCCTGCACGATCCAGTTTTCCGGCACCGTGATTAACGCTTCTTCCATCGCTTTCATAAAACCGGCCAGACGCCCGGCACCGGTATTGCGCTCCAGCGCCCCCGGAATAACGCCGATGTCGCGGTGACCGCGTTCAATCAGATAACGTCCGGCCATATAGCCGCCTTCAAAGGCGTTATCGATCACCGAGTCGGTGAAGTCGGCTTTCGCTTCGCCCCAGTCCATCACCACCATCGGAATATTGCGATACTCTTCCAGCATCGTCAGCAGGGGCTCCGGATATTCGGAGCACATCACCAGCAGGCCGTCGACACGCTTTTGCGCCATCATTGACAGGTAGGCCCGCTGCTTCTCGAGGCTGTTCCAGGCGTTGCCGAGGATCAGGGTATAGCCTTTCTGGAAGCAGTTTTTCTCTACCGCTTCAATAATTTCTGCGAAGTAGGGGGCTTCGCTGCTGGTCGCCAGCAGGCCGATCGATTTGGTGTGATTCACCTTCAGACTGCGGGCCACGGCGCTGGGAGAGTAGTGCAGCTCTTTGATCGCTGCCCAGACGTTGTTACGCGTCTCTTCCGCCACAAAGCGGGTTTTGTTAATAACATGTGATACGGTTGTAGTGGAAACGTTTGCGCGTTTCGCTACGTCTTTAATTGTTGCCATCAGATGTCACTCCAGACCATATCTAAGCTCCTGAAAAACCAATAGGTAAACGTTTGCCTTCACTCGCCCTAATTGCGCAATTTGAATTGCGGTACGCCGGGAAAACGACACAGGACGTCAGGAGGGGGTCAATGGCCGGTACGCTAATAAATTTAGCGTGGAATTTTGTCTGATCTTGACCAAAAGGGGAAGAGTAAAAATGGATATCAACCTAATTCCCGCAAGATTTTTACCCTGAACTGTGCAAAAATGAGCAAGCTCACTCTTCATGGGGTGATTAAAAGGAGAAAAATTGATGAGTACCGATCTTAAGTTTTCGCTGGTTACCACCATTATTGTTCTGGGTCTGATCGTAGCAAGCGGTCTGACTGCTGCGCTGCACTGATCCTCGCGAGGGAGTCACCGCTCCCTCGTCTCCCTTCCTTTATTGTTACGCTCCCTGCAAAAATCTTTTGCCAAATTGTTAACTTCTCATTTTTTGTGATTGATGTCATGCTTTCGCCTTCATTGTTCTGTGTCGCCTGACGACACGGTGTCTGGAGTTGAAGTATGAGAATCAATTTTCCGCTGCTGGCCCTGGCCATTGGTGCGTTTGGTATCGGCACCACCGAGTTTTCCCCGATGGGGCTGTTACCGGTGATTGCCCGGGGTGTGGATGTTTCTATTCCCGCGGCAGGCATGCTGATCAGCGCCTACGCCATCGGCGTGATGGTGGGGGCGCCGCTGATGACCCTGCTGCTGTCGCACCGCGGTCGCCGTAACGCGCTGATCTTCCTGATGGCGATCTTTACCGTCGGTAACGTTCTCTCGGCGCTCTCCCCGGATTACACCACCCTGCTGCTGTCGCGCATTCTGACCAGCCTCAACCACGGCGCCTTCTTTGGCCTCGGGTCTGTGGTGGCCGCAAGCGTGGTGCCGAAGCACAAACAGGCCAGCGCCGTGGCAACCATGTTTATGGGGCTGACCATCGCCAACATCGGCGGCGTCCCTGCCGCGACCTGGATGGGCGAAGCGATCGGCTGGCGCATGTCATTCCTCGCAACCGCGCTGCTCGGCGTGGTCTCGATGATCGCACTGTTCTTCTCTCTGCCAGCGGGCGGGGCGGGCGAAAAGCCGGAAGTGCGCAAAGAGCTGGCGGTGCTGATGCGCCCGCAGGTGCTCTCGGCCTTGCTGACTACCGTGCTCGGTGCCGGGGCGATGTTTACGCTCTACACCTACATTGCACCGGTCCTGCATGACATTAACAACGCCACGCCTGCCTTTGTCACCGCGATGCTGGTGCTGATTGGCGTCGGTTTCTCGCTTGGCAACTTCCTCGGCGGCAAGCTGGCGGACCGCTCCGTGAGCGGCACCCTGAAGGGGTTTTTACTGCTGCTGATCGTCATCATGCTGGCGATCCCGTGGCTGGCGCGTAACGAAGTGGGCGCGGCATTTGCGATGGTGGTGTGGGGAATGGCGACCTTTGCGGTAGTACCACCGCTGCAGATGCGCGTGATGCGTGTAGCGAGCGATGCGCCGGGGTTATCCTCTTCCGTGAATATCGGGGCGTTTAACCTCGGGAATGCGCTGGGGGCGGCGGCCGGTGGGGCGGTGATCTCGGGCGGACTGGGTTACAGCTTCGTTCCGGTGATGGGGGCCATCATTGCGGCGCTGGGGCTTCTGCTGGTGCTGACTGCTGACAGAAAACAACCTGATCCGGTGTGTGCTACCGAATAAAACAGAAAAGCAGAAGGCCGGGCCTTCTGCTTTTTTTGTTACGCCGCGAAGTTCTTCGCAACAAACGCCCAGTTTACCAGCGCCCAGAAGTGCTCAAGATAGTTCGGGCGCGCATTGCGGTAATCGATGTAGTACGCGTGCTCCCAAACATCCACCGTTAACAGCGGGGTGGCGTTGCTGGTCAACGGCGTGCCCGCGTTGGAAGTAGAAACGATGGCCAGTTTGCCGTCCGCCTCTTTTACCAGCCAGGTCCAGCCTGCGCCAAAGTTCTTCACCGCCGCGTCGGTAAACTTCGCCTTAAACTCTGCAAAGCTGCCGAAGGTAGCGGTGATGGCATCTGCCAGTTCACCGGTCGGTTCGCCACCGGCCTGTGGTGCCAGGCAGTGCCAGTAGAAGGTGTGGTTCCATACCTGTGCGGCGTTGTTGAATACGCCGCCCTCGGAGCTGCGCACGATCTCTTCCAGGGTTTTCCCTTCAAAGGCGGTACCGGCGATAAGGTTGTTCAGGTTGGTAACGTAGGTCTGGTGGTGTTTGCCGTAGTGGTATTCCAGGGTCTCCGCAGAAATATGCGGGGCCAGGGCGTCTTTTGCATACGGTAATGCAGGTAATTCAAACGACATTGCTTCTCTCCTTATTATAGTGATCCATTCAATAACCATATTGAATGTAAGGGTAGAGTAGCAAATTGAAAGGGTATGCAAAAGAGGAACTTACCCCGCTGGCGTGCCAGCGGGGTAGGGGAGATTAACGCAGGGTGTTGGCCTTCATCACGCGGCGCGCGCCGACGTAATGGCGCTGCCAGTAGTCTTCGCTCAGGGAGGTGATCTGAATGTCCTGGCCGGTACGCGGGGACTGGATAAATTTGCCGTTGCCCACGTAAACGCCCACGTGGTCGGCGGTGCCGCGCCCACGGGTGCGGAAGAACACCAGATCGCCGCTTTCGAGCTCGCCGCGATCGACCGGAGAGGCGTCACGCAGGTGGTACATTTCGTTCGCGGTGCGCGGAATACGGAATTTAACCAGGTCTTTATAGGCGTAATAAACCAGGCCGCTGCAGTCGAAACCGGTACGCGGCGAGGAACCGCCCCAGCGATAGGGTTTACCAATCTGGCCCATTAGTT
This DNA window, taken from Leclercia adecarboxylata, encodes the following:
- the mdtK gene encoding MdtK family multidrug efflux MATE transporter; translated protein: MQKYMSEARQLLALAIPVILAQIAQTAMGFVDTVMAGGYSATDMAAVAIGTSIWLPAILFGHGLLLALTPVIAQLNGSGRRERIAHQIRQGFWLAGFVSVLIMIVLWNAGYIIHAMHNIDPALADTAVGYLRALLWGTPGYLFFQVMRNQCEGLAKTKPGMVMGFIGLLVNIPVNYIFIYGHFGMPELGGVGCGVATAAVYWVMFFGMLSYVKRARSMRDIRSEPGFNKPDMEVVKRLVQLGLPIALALFFEVTLFAVVALLVSPLGIVNVAGHQIALNFSSLMFVLPLSLAAAVTIRVGYRLGQGSTLEAQIAARTGIGVGICMAVCTALFTVTLREQIALLYNDNPEVVLLASQLMMLAAVYQISDSIQVIGSGVLRGYKDTRSIFFITFIAYWVLGLPSGYILALTDLVVDRMGPAGFWMGFIIGLTSAAIMMMLRMRYLQRQPSSVILQRAAR
- a CDS encoding riboflavin synthase, producing MFTGIVQGTAKLVSIDEKPNFRTHVVALPDEMLDGLETGASVAHNGCCLTVTEINGNLISFDLMKETLRITNLGDLAEGDIVNVERAAKFSDEIGGHLMSGHIMTTAEIAKILTSENNRQIWFKVQDPSLMKYILYKGFIGVDGISLTVGEVTPTRFCVHLIPETLQRTTLGSKKLGHRVNIEIDPQTQAVVDTVERVLAAKEAAAIQQTLNDA
- the cfa gene encoding cyclopropane fatty acyl phospholipid synthase codes for the protein MSSSCLEEVSVRKDNWYRIINEMLSRAGITINGPASFDLQVKHPDFFKRVLQEGSLGLGESYMDGWWECERLDIFFNNVLRAGLEQQLPNHLKDTLRIAAARLFNLQSKKRAWIVGKEHYDLGNDLFSRMLDPAMQYSCGYWKQATSLEQAQQDKLRLICEKLQLEPGMRVLDIGCGWGGLAEFMARHYGVSVVGVTISAEQQRMAQARCASLDVAILLQDYRDLNDQFDRIVSVGMFEHVGPKNYPTYFEVVDRNLKPDGLFLLHTIGSRKTDHRVDPWIDKYIFPNGCLPSVRQIANASEPHFVMEDWHNFGADYDTTLMAWHERFIASWPEIADNYSERFKRMFSYYLNACAGAFRARDIQLWQVVFSRGVEHGLRVAR
- the punC gene encoding purine nucleoside transporter PunC — protein: MQPRKGFLVWLGGLSVLGFLATDMYLPAFSIMQEDLQTPAAAISASLSLFLAGFAFAQLLWGPMSDRFGRKPVLLTGLAIFALGCLGMLWVRDATWLLVLRFIQAVGVCAAAVTWQALVTDYYPATRTNRIFATIMPLVGLSPALAPLLGSWILAHFSWQAIFAVLFAITLVLMIPAFFLKPVAAKADRPESRVTFFTLLRSRVYRGNVLIYAACSASFFAWLTGSPFILSEMGYSPAAIGLSYVPQTIAFLIGGYGCRAALQKWQGHQMLPWLLGLFALSVIGTWAVGFIPGVSLAELLIPFCLMAVANGAIYPIVVAQALRPFPQATGSAAALQNTLQLGLCFLASLLVSWLIATPLLTTTSVMVATVILAALGYRMQYLPARQQHDEMQAESSRA
- the punR gene encoding DNA-binding transcriptional activator PunR, whose amino-acid sequence is MWSEYSLEVVDAVARNGSFSGAAQELHRVPSAISYTVRQLEEWLAVPLFERRHRDVELTPAGMWFLKEGRSVIKKMQITREQCQQIANGWRGHISIAVDNIVRPERTRQMIVDFYRHFSDVELRVSQEVFNGVWDALADGRVEMAIGATQAIPVGGRYAFRDMGMLSWICVVASHHPLAALPDPLSDDTLRNWPSLVREDTSRSLPKRITWLLDNQRRIVTPDWESAATCLSAGLCVGMVPVHFARPWIDSGKWVELTLENPFPDAACCLTWQQNDMSPALAWLLDYLGDSETMNREWLREPEVLAP
- the purR gene encoding HTH-type transcriptional repressor PurR, producing MATIKDVAKRANVSTTTVSHVINKTRFVAEETRNNVWAAIKELHYSPSAVARSLKVNHTKSIGLLATSSEAPYFAEIIEAVEKNCFQKGYTLILGNAWNSLEKQRAYLSMMAQKRVDGLLVMCSEYPEPLLTMLEEYRNIPMVVMDWGEAKADFTDSVIDNAFEGGYMAGRYLIERGHRDIGVIPGALERNTGAGRLAGFMKAMEEALITVPENWIVQGDFEPESGYRAMQQILSQSPRPTAIFCGGDIMAMGALCAADEMGLRVPQDVSLIGYDNVRNARFFTPALTTIHQPKDSLGETAFNMLLDRIVNKREESQSIEVHPRLIERRSVADGPFRDYRR
- the cydH gene encoding cytochrome bd-I accessory subunit CydH — protein: MSTDLKFSLVTTIIVLGLIVASGLTAALH
- a CDS encoding MFS transporter, which encodes MRINFPLLALAIGAFGIGTTEFSPMGLLPVIARGVDVSIPAAGMLISAYAIGVMVGAPLMTLLLSHRGRRNALIFLMAIFTVGNVLSALSPDYTTLLLSRILTSLNHGAFFGLGSVVAASVVPKHKQASAVATMFMGLTIANIGGVPAATWMGEAIGWRMSFLATALLGVVSMIALFFSLPAGGAGEKPEVRKELAVLMRPQVLSALLTTVLGAGAMFTLYTYIAPVLHDINNATPAFVTAMLVLIGVGFSLGNFLGGKLADRSVSGTLKGFLLLLIVIMLAIPWLARNEVGAAFAMVVWGMATFAVVPPLQMRVMRVASDAPGLSSSVNIGAFNLGNALGAAAGGAVISGGLGYSFVPVMGAIIAALGLLLVLTADRKQPDPVCATE
- the sodB gene encoding superoxide dismutase [Fe], with translation MSFELPALPYAKDALAPHISAETLEYHYGKHHQTYVTNLNNLIAGTAFEGKTLEEIVRSSEGGVFNNAAQVWNHTFYWHCLAPQAGGEPTGELADAITATFGSFAEFKAKFTDAAVKNFGAGWTWLVKEADGKLAIVSTSNAGTPLTSNATPLLTVDVWEHAYYIDYRNARPNYLEHFWALVNWAFVAKNFAA